The Fusarium falciforme chromosome 8, complete sequence region GTTAGCGATTGTGCCTCGCAAACCGGGTCTCCTGGATAACTCACCTCAGAGAGTCCCTGAATCTTGCCCTTCAGAGCGTCCTCAATCTCCAGTTTCCGCTCATCATCGATTCTCTCATCTGCCTTGAGGCGCTCAAGCAGGTCGTCTTGAATATGCGCAATCTCCAGCAACTCGGTCACGCTATGGTTGAGCaactgctgttgctgtcggCTAACACCGGTAGTAGCGACGTTagcgttggccttggccagacTGAGCAGTCGGATACGGTCCTTGATGCCAATGGGGAAATCAGAGTTGGCGAGCTCAGCCTGAACCTCGGCGGCATCAAAGAACCTGCTACGGTTCGTGTAGAATCGGCAGAGCAGGTCAGCATGCTCGACATTAGTTCCAGCAAGACGCTGGAGGAAGGTGATAACGTGAGGCGAATCGATGGCCAGGATACGGTCGGTCCAGCCTTGTTGAATGTACCACTCATAGAGGTCAAAGTGGAACACCTCGTCATCAGACCCATTCACCACATCGTAGGCCTCAAGTCGCTTCGTGGCAATCAATGTCAGCCTGCCATCAACCATCTCGGGCTCACTGCTTGAAGCAGCGTCGAGGTGACTCAGGGCGTCATGAATCATATCATAGCAACGCTTACGGTCGTTGAAGGCATCAGCTCGAGGGTCTCCTGCTGGCTTTCCATCGTTGACCCATGACAGAGCCGTGTTACCCCTGTCCTTCTCCCGGGCCACAACCAGGCACAGCTGGATCGCCCCGGCGTAATACTTGAGCTCAATGTACTGTGTGACCGCGGTCTGAAGATTGGCAAAGGTGAGGCTGCCGGCCACCCTCTCAAAGAGCCTCAAGCTCTCGTGGAGAAGGCTTCGCGATTGGTTTGTGTTCGGGGGTTGGTCAGAAGCTCGCTTGAGTTGTTCCTGTGCCTTGAAGATCACAACATCATCTGGACTACAGAAGCTACCGCATCTCCTTCGCAGGGCGTCGGCGACAGTTTCAACGTTTGAGCCGCTCTCGATGTTGCGGTTAACAATAGCCTTAACCAGAAGCTTGGCGAGGTCCTTGCCGTCGGTTTGCGAGAAAAGCTTCTCATAAGTAAGGTCCTTGAGCTGTTGTTGAGCCGTGGCGTCAAGACGGGTGTAGATATCGGCAACTCGCTCGTCAAAGAGCATCAGCACGAAAGAGATACCCTCAGAGATACTCTCCATCAGCTTCTGCAGAGCGTGCAGAGCCTGGTGCTCAGCCTGCAGGGCAACTTCTTCTTGACGGCTAGAGACATGCTGCAGATCGGACGGGCCTGACAAGCCCTGAATGAGACCCCGGTTGGAATCGAGGAATCGTCGAAGCCGCTCGAGGTTCTCCTGGACCGCGCTCAACTTAGGGAGAGGGATAGTAGAGCTGATGGTAACACCACCAGTAGCAGAAGTGCCGGGTGTGATGACAACGGACTTCCAGAGCTGGCGGATCAAGCGGGAGAGATACAGGGCCAGGGCGTCGTGTCGGGAAGAGAGTCTGACAGAGTCGGTAGTCAGAGATGTGCCGTCGGTTTCGGTAATGGTAGGCTGTCCACCAAAGTCAACAAAGACAGATCTCGCCCGGTCCTCTGTTGCCTGATCAATGGCACGCGCAGCGCCTGGTCGAGAATCGCCACCATGACCGCAGGCCACAGCCAGGGCAGTTGAAACAGTCTCGACGCGACCGTACAGCTGAATAAACCGGCGGCAGACCTGCTCATAGCCTTCATCTCCCACGGCGCCCCTGATCGCTGAAGCAAAAATATCCACGAATCGCCTTCGTCGAATAATGTGCACACCTGTGTTGGTGAGCACCGCAAACTCGCTGGGCGCCTCATCAAACTGGACAGCCAATTCGTTGCCAAATCCAAGGGGCTGTGGCGCTGCCGAGAAGGGCTTCGTAATCAGGCCAACGGCCTCCGCCCGGCTTCCAATGTCGATCCAACTTGCGCTTTCGTAGTACTTCAACGGAGCTGTCGGGGGCGTGTCCTTAATACGACCAGTCTCGGGGCCAGACACGAAGAGGGTATCCTCGTTCGGATTGGAGCCCCTACTGACGAAATCCAAAAAGTATCCGGGCGCAAATCGGGCACCTTGTCGGCTTTCGGTCAGCATGGCTGATTCTAAATCGGTTATCGTCTCGCCTCCAGGATAACCAGACCGGCGAGGGTTTTGGCTGGGAGGGAACTTGATGAACTGAACCTGCATGCTCTGAGGGGCCATGTTTGACTGGGAGCCATAGAGGTAGGATGCTGCGCTGGTGGCACTGAAGAATAGACGGCAGCCGGTGTTAGTCAGAGCCATCAAGTGAAGCTTCGATGCCTCTTGCTTAGAGATCGGGCTGATCGAGACAATACTTGATCGATCATTCAACAACATGGACTGGCTGATCATGTGCGCAATGTCGCGAAGACAGTGcaccttctccttctcgatcACCTTGTTAAGACGGTCGGGGGCCTCCATGTGATATGTTCGAATCGTCGATCGGCTCGAAAGGGTATAAACGAGGTTTCTCGAGTCGTCAATAACGATGTCCTTGAGGTGCTCGGGGGTCTTGTGTGACCAGAAGCCTCCTTGCAGAGTGACAACTGAAGACCAGCCAGGATTCGTGTGGTTAATCTTGCCGCAGCGATTTGAGAACCACTTCTCCTCAGACTGGTAGTACAACTCGTTGATGTCGATGTCATTGCTTCCTCCAAAGAAGATTCGGCCGTTCGCGGCTCCCTTGATGACCCTAACATCGGTGCCACGGAGCGGGAGCTGCATCTTGGTCTGGTACAAGGAAACCGCCTTGGTTCCAGCAGGGGTGTCGGTCGCGGACACACCAAGAAGGGTGATTTCCGAAGACGTAGCAACAACCAGAATATGCGTGATCGTCGCAACAAAGATACCTGGCTTGGGTGGCACGAGCGCAACAGCGTGAATCGTGTGCGGTTGGTCCTCGAAGCCGATCAGCTCAGGGTCGGGATGGGTGTAGTCCCAGAGGAACAGAGAGTTGTCAATAACAACCCAAGCATGGTTTATCTCTGCAAAAAGACCCATCAAAGTTTGGAGCTCGCCAGTGTTGTAGTGATCGAAGACTTGGTTCGGGATGGGGTACATCTGCGTCTTGTGGAAGGGGGCCATGGGGGATTCTGTAGTTTCAAGGTCATACTCAGAGGACGCGCCCTCTAAAGTGCTGTCAGCTATCTTCTTCATACAATATCCGCTGGGAACCTACGTCTGCAATATGAATCCAGGTCTGGGAACCGGCCATCGGCCTGGAGGAAggtgttgatggccttggctgccttGACGACGGGAGGAACATTCTCGGATCGCGGAGGTGGCAGCGCGGTCGGCGCCACGAGACTCTCGCTCGTAGGTGTCCTCGAAGTAGGTGCTGTCGTGGTGACGGCTCGAGATGTCGATGTCGGTGCGGCAGTTCTCGATGTCGAGCCAGACTGGCTGTTCTCAGCTGTCTGGAACAGCTGGCGGCGCACGGGATCAGGGCCCGACTGGAACCTCGAGGTAACGGCCGGAGTGTTCAGAAAAGCGCCTGGAACTGGTCGCACCGGAGTGGTCTGTGGGAACGACATAATGGGCAGCAATATCGAGACCCGCGCCGGGCCTTTGCAGCTTCAGCGATGCCGTGCTATACCGCTGGACGCAGGTCGCGAACCACCATGCAAAGACGACGGGATTGCGCGTGTTGGAGGATGGCAGTCAAAGCCTCGAATCCGAAAGTCGCGCTTCTGGCCTCGTCGCAGCTCGTCGTGTCGGTCGCGTCGTCGTCCTGCCTGAGACGGGATGTATGGTCAGAGGTACACGCTGTGGCAGTGATAAACAATTTGACGAGAGCTTGGGGAGGCTGGAGTTGGAGCACCGGATTTTTCGCGACTGGGGGCTTTGGCGCTAGGACCATTTGGGCGCAAGGCTGAGACTTGGGACCAGCAACCACGATGCTACGCGTCATGAGTGGACAAAGATTCTAGAAGCAAGGCACAATTTTGTGAAAGAAATCAGGCAAAAGTTGCTGGTATTCTTTCTTTCTGCGTTTCACGTCCGAGACACAACCGATCGCCGGTCATCTTGATAGGACTCGGTGAAGTTGGTGTTATGTAGGGAGATTCAGTGACAGAGATTCTTCATCACACAAACCGTGTTTTCACATCCTTCATGATTACTTTCTCTACTGCCTCTACTTCCTGCCACATTCCTCCTTTTAATTCCACGTGTTTTGTTCATCCACTGCGCCTATCCTTCCCAAGTATCCCATCCTTGGCCATCCCAATTACTGCTTCTTAGCCTCCCGAGCCGCCTTGCGCAGAGCCCTCCGTCGGATGTCCACGTGCATCTTCTTATTGTAGTAAATGGTGATGGGGCTGTTGACACCAGGAACGTTCTCAATCAGCCAGAGCATAAAGGAGTGGCTCCACCAAGGTGTGTAGGTGTTGGGGGCAGTCTGGTAGCCACCCAGGCCAACCTTTCCAAGTGCGGCCTTGACAAAGTTGCGAGCATTGGGGACAAGCAGACTGGGGCGGCGGACCTTGCTCATGGCCGTGGTGACGAGATGGCTCAGAACAAGGTAAACATCGACGTTGTCATCAGCAAGCTCCGAAGACAGGGCGTTGCTCCACTGCTGAAGGAAAGCCTTGCTACCAGAGTAGGTGGCCAGGTAGGGTGTAGGAGTCCAGCCGCCGAAAGAGCCCATGGTCAGAATAAGGCCACGCTTTCGCTGCTTCAAGATAGGAGCGACAGTCTGGGTAACCCGAAGTGTGCCGATACAGTTGATAGTGATGATGTTCTGGAGCTCCTCCTTCGCAGTCTCCAGGAAGGAAACGGGAATGCTATGGCTCTGGCCGACATTGTTGATCAAGATACCAACGTCCAGACCTTGGATAAGCTCGGCCAGGCGCTCGTAGTCGGCGTCGTTGTTCTGGGAGAAATCCATGGCAAGGCTCTTAATCTCAAGGCCCTTTCCGGGGAACTTTTCCTGGATCTCGGCAGCCAGAGACTCTAGCTTCGACAGAGTTCGGGAaacgaggacgaggttgaAGCCCTTAGCGGCGAGCTGAAGAGCGTACTCCTTGCCCAGGCCATCAGAGGCGCCGGTCACGACAGCCCAGGTGCCAGGCTTGCCATACTTTCGGAGCTGCAGAAAACAGAATTAGCTACTAGGTTACTCCAGCATGGATATCATGGCCACATACGTTGGTGCCTCCCAGAACGAAGGCGCTGAGGACGAGCTGGAGATAGCTCAACAGCTTGGAGCCGAGCACGAGGGCACCAATACCAGCAAGACTCCACTGAAGAGGCTGCGGCACGCGCTGAAAGAAATCAGAAATGGCGTCCATTTTGACGAATATTCAAACGGTCGCAACTCGAAGGAATAGGTTGTCAGAGGGAAAAGGACAGCTCCTCAATCAAGGCTCTCAAGATCTGCAACCCCTCGGCTCTTGGCCCGCCAGGAACAATTAATTACCCCTGACGTTGTTGAGGTGGCCCAAGCTTTCTTCCGTCCCGCGGTCGCCGATTTACAGGTCCCTCCCACCAAAAAGCCCAGAGCCGATCTCACCATCCTGCACTTTCAAAGACATCAGCGCAATCTGTGGCCAATTTAAGACCGCACAAGTGCAATTGTTGAGTATTTTGCATTCGACTTAGTGGCAATGGATCTTCTCAAGTCTATTCTTCCCGAGGCAAAGGGCATTCTGCCCTATCACATGCTTATCGTAAGTCCCTACTCTCCCTTTAATCGGCTGGCACTCAATTGACCGCTACAGCTCTCTCTCATCTCCATTGGCAACTCGCTACAGACGTATGCGACCCTACACTTTTCCCGCCGAGTCTACAACGGTCGATTCATCCGAAACGCGAAGCTGCCACCCAAGACGGCCACGTTCGAGCCCGAGGACTCGGTCAACAAGCTTGTGTCAGCCCAGAATGACCCCAAGGCCACCGACCAGATGACCCCTCTCGCGGGCAGGCTGTTTGGTACCTGGACCCTCATCACCTGCATCGTGAGATGCTACGCGGCCTACAACCTACACATTGGCCCCGTCTACACCATTGCGTACTGGACCTATGTGGTTGCGCTGGGACACTTTGCTAGCGAGCTCTTCGTCTTCAAGAGCATGACCTTTGGTCTGCCCCAGATCTTCCCCTTCACTCTGGCTTCTCTCTCCTTGATCTGGATGCCCCTTGTTCGTGACCACTACGTTACGCTCAACTAGATGCGACAATGTGTATAGACAAGATCTATATATAGGGTAAATATGATGGTTGCAGCCCGAAAAGGTTACACCATACGGTCTATAGACAAAATAGAGAGCGAAATTGTTTGGGATTAACTGATGACCCTCAAGCCTAGAGATTCTTTCGATACAGCTCTCCTCCGCAGTTGCGCAGGCGGACCGTGGCCTGCTCAGGCGTAATGTCACGCTGCGGCTCAGCCATGAGTTCGTAGCCGACGAGGAACTTTTTGACCGTGGCCGAGCGCAGCAGAGGTGGGTAAAAGTGCATATGGAAGTAGGCGTTTTCCACCTCCTCTGGCGTCCCGCTGAGAGGGGCCTGGTGAAGTCCAGAGCTGTAGGGGAAGTTGCACTCAAAAAGGTTGTCGTATCTTCGGCTTACCTCTTGGATCGCCTCAGCAAACTGGAGCCGTTCCTCAGGCTTAAAGTCGACGAGGGCTCGGATGTGTCGCTTTGGAAGGATGAGGACTTCGAAAGGCCAGACAGCCCACCAAGGGCAGACGATGACAAAGCCCTCGTTCTGCCAGACAACGCGCTCCTCCTTTTCCAACTCCAGCTTGACATAATCACCCAGGAGATGTCGGCCCTCGTGTTGAGCTCGGTACTTGGTCATCTGCACCAGCTCCTTACCAGGCTCCTCTGGCAAAGTAGAAGTTGTCCAGACCTGACAATGAGGGTGGGGGTTCGAGCAGCCCATAGCTGCGCCCTTGTTCTCAAAGATTTGCATGTAGCGATACTCCTCCTCTGGGATAGGAGCGGCATCCTTGGGCATGGAGATGGtcagcttctcggcctccgCCGCGAGCGGGCTGGATGCCGCCAGGTGGTTGGCGTAAATGCGAGTCCAATGCTCGATAACAGGCACGATCTCTTTGGGCGTCATGTCGGCCAACGTGACATGATGCTTTGGGGAGAAGGTGATAACATAACAGACGCCCTTGACTCCCTGCGCCCGCAGGAGCAGAGATTCCAGGTCATCTGACGAGGACTCGCCTTCGTAGTCTGGCTGTTCCGCCTTTACAGCGCTGTAATCGTTGACAAAGGCAAAGGTCGTGTCGTAAGCTGGGTTTTGGCCTCCAGCAGCGCGTGTGTTTCCTGGGCAAAGATAGCACTGAATGGATGGTCAGATCATGTTTGACTAGACGAGGTGTCATGAGCGCACCTTAGGATCATATTCAGGAAGTGAGCCTGCGACAGCAGCCTCTTGCTGGCCCCTACGAAATATTAGAACAAGCTTCTGAGGTGAAAGAGGGAATAACTCACTGCCAGGGCCGCTTCGTCCGGTGGGGAGACACAAGAAGCCAGGAATCCGTCAGTGGATTATACCTGCGGTGAGATATGTCGTCGAGGATCTGATCAGGCATGATGGCGTGGTGGGAGTTTCAACAACAGCACAACAATGAGATTTTCTTCAGTGATGAGCCAAGAGGTTCAGTGTTATGTACGGTCTGAGGTTTAAGGTGAAATCGGTGAGGCAGGGAAGAAAATGACTCTCAGAGCTTCTGGAGATTGTGAATGGCGCGGTTCAACGCCTGGCCCGGTGGCACTCAAAGGTACCGCCGTCATCTGAATGGATCCCTCGGCCGCGCTCTCGGCGAAGCTTCCAGCGAGGGGAACAGCATGTGCTTGGATATTTGCCACGATCTCCGTACACAAACATCATCCGGTGATTTTCTTGATATGCGTATGCTAAATCTTAAAGTGCTCTATATGCTAGACTGTTGAACAAGAACG contains the following coding sequences:
- a CDS encoding Galactose-1-phosphate uridylyltransferase; amino-acid sequence: MPDQILDDISHRRYNPLTDSWLLVSPHRTKRPWQGQQEAAVAGSLPEYDPKCYLCPGNTRAAGGQNPAYDTTFAFVNDYSAVKAEQPDYEGESSSDDLESLLLRAQGVKGVCYVITFSPKHHVTLADMTPKEIVPVIEHWTRIYANHLAASSPLAAEAEKLTISMPKDAAPIPEEEYRYMQIFENKGAAMGCSNPHPHCQVWTTSTLPEEPGKELVQMTKYRAQHEGRHLLGDYVKLELEKEERVVWQNEGFVIVCPWWAVWPFEVLILPKRHIRALVDFKPEERLQFAEAIQEVSRRYDNLFECNFPYSSGLHQAPLSGTPEEVENAYFHMHFYPPLLRSATVKKFLVGYELMAEPQRDITPEQATVRLRNCGGELYRKNL
- a CDS encoding Very-long-chain 3-oxoacyl-CoA reductase gives rise to the protein MDAISDFFQRVPQPLQWSLAGIGALVLGSKLLSYLQLVLSAFVLGGTNLRKYGKPGTWAVVTGASDGLGKEYALQLAAKGFNLVLVSRTLSKLESLAAEIQEKFPGKGLEIKSLAMDFSQNNDADYERLAELIQGLDVGILINNVGQSHSIPVSFLETAKEELQNIITINCIGTLRVTQTVAPILKQRKRGLILTMGSFGGWTPTPYLATYSGSKAFLQQWSNALSSELADDNVDVYLVLSHLVTTAMSKVRRPSLLVPNARNFVKAALGKVGLGGYQTAPNTYTPWWSHSFMLWLIENVPGVNSPITIYYNKKMHVDIRRRALRKAAREAKKQ